Proteins found in one Triticum urartu cultivar G1812 chromosome 4, Tu2.1, whole genome shotgun sequence genomic segment:
- the LOC125553706 gene encoding probable calcium-binding protein CML25/26 produces MVAMVVPSVFAAFDKDGDGKVSASDLRCGMAATLGEDVSEEEAAVILAAVDADGDGLLSQEEFSRLAAGAHEEDDVDVRQCCLREAFGMYASSSTEATTTTMITPASLRRTLSRLGSHELGVDECTAMICRFDLDGDGALSFDEFQVMMMA; encoded by the coding sequence ATGGTGGCCATGGTGGTGCCGTCGGTGTTCGCCGCCTTCGACAAGGACGGCGACGGCAAGGTGTCCGCGTCCGACCTGCGGTGCGGCATGGCGGCGACCCTGGGCGAGGACGTatcggaggaggaggcggcagtGATCCTGGCCGCGGTGGACGCCGACGGCGACGGGCTGCTGAGCCAAGAAGAGTTCTCGAGGCTAGCCGCCGGTGCCCACGAAGAGGACGACGTTGACGTGAGGCAATGCTGTCTGAGGGAGGCGTTCGGGATGTACGCATCATCATCCACGGAAGccacgacgacgacgatgattACGCCGGCGAGCCTGAGGCGGACGCTGAGCAGGCTGGGCTCTCACGAACTGGGCGTGGACGAGTGCACGGCAATGATCTGCAGATTTGACCTCGACGGCGACGGTGCCCTCTCGTTCGATGAGTTCCAAGTCATGATGATGGCCTGA